In a single window of the Thermotoga sp. KOL6 genome:
- a CDS encoding MFS transporter: protein MKKIYLFFTLEGIFSLFYMLLTQGPIFTGLAMSFNLNEFLLSVAAAIPPMMQFFQLFSSFFVRRFKSRRMLVNVFNGLSRYSFSALVIFMLLGKREPRIFLTALTVSQIFAALSGSTWASWMRDLIPPEERGKAFGTRNVFLSIGNAFIIYLYSLIVEKTKNGFELVLLIAAVGTTLSIISMRELPDVPMKSAENGIPLRLALKDTNFMRYVFFTFYWNMAVTFSSAFYHYHLLKNLGISYTYISYILIVNNFIAVLGYMVWSKVSDKIGHKTIAEFGIVLASFVSIMWFFMNRATYTYLMLMDALFSAVAWSAINLSLTVLPMEVASTSDPIFFGVNSSFASLGSLVGSLLGGILAHNLSEIYIKVHNFEIFGLQFLFLGAGFLRFSAIFFLEKVKVKRYIKLREFLFNTVFVILRRPVYRVFDKEYVVYLLRRYGEHVRKIVRRSKGRKSDSGK, encoded by the coding sequence ATGAAGAAGATCTATCTTTTCTTCACGTTGGAAGGTATTTTCTCTCTATTCTACATGCTTCTCACTCAAGGGCCGATCTTTACAGGCCTTGCGATGTCTTTTAATTTGAACGAATTCCTTTTGAGTGTTGCCGCTGCGATTCCTCCCATGATGCAGTTTTTCCAGTTATTCTCTTCTTTCTTCGTTCGAAGGTTTAAAAGTAGAAGAATGCTTGTCAATGTGTTCAATGGGCTCAGTCGTTATTCTTTTTCTGCGCTCGTTATCTTCATGTTGCTTGGAAAGAGAGAACCGAGAATTTTTCTAACCGCCTTGACGGTATCACAGATATTTGCCGCTCTCTCTGGTAGTACCTGGGCTTCGTGGATGAGAGATCTCATCCCACCTGAGGAAAGGGGAAAAGCCTTCGGAACAAGGAATGTGTTCCTTTCGATTGGGAATGCTTTTATAATCTACTTGTACTCACTCATTGTAGAAAAAACGAAAAACGGATTCGAGCTTGTACTTTTGATAGCAGCTGTGGGTACCACTTTATCCATAATCTCCATGAGAGAATTACCGGACGTTCCTATGAAGAGCGCTGAAAATGGAATTCCATTACGTTTGGCGTTGAAAGATACGAATTTCATGAGGTACGTGTTCTTCACTTTCTATTGGAACATGGCAGTCACATTTTCCTCTGCTTTCTACCATTATCATCTTTTGAAAAATCTTGGAATAAGCTACACGTACATTTCCTACATTTTGATCGTGAACAATTTCATCGCTGTGTTAGGATACATGGTATGGAGCAAAGTTTCAGACAAGATCGGTCATAAAACTATCGCAGAGTTTGGTATAGTTCTTGCATCTTTTGTTTCTATAATGTGGTTCTTCATGAACAGGGCTACGTACACTTATCTCATGTTGATGGACGCTCTTTTCTCTGCTGTGGCTTGGTCTGCTATAAATCTCTCACTCACGGTTTTACCGATGGAAGTTGCCTCTACATCGGATCCCATCTTTTTTGGAGTGAACTCATCTTTTGCGAGTTTGGGAAGTCTTGTAGGCTCTTTGTTAGGAGGAATACTCGCCCACAATCTTTCGGAAATTTATATAAAGGTACATAATTTTGAAATATTTGGTCTTCAATTTCTCTTTCTTGGTGCAGGTTTCTTAAGATTCTCTGCTATCTTTTTCCTAGAAAAAGTCAAGGTCAAGCGTTACATCAAGCTCCGGGAATTTTTGTTCAACACAGTGTTTGTTATTTTGAGGCGTCCTGTCTATAGAGTTTTCGATAAGGAATACGTAGTTTATCTCTTGAGGAGGTATGGTGAGCATGTTCGAAAAATTGTTAGAAGATCTAAAGGAAGGAAGAGTGATTCTGGCAAGTAG
- a CDS encoding flavin reductase family protein — MFEKLLEDLKEGRVILASRSGDRVNGMTIGWGFFGIMWNEEYFISAVRPQRFTWRLVKETKRFTLNFLDNRYQEALDYFGSVSGYHEDKFKKGLLHLDEIDGFTAPIREAHTVIECSVTFANNVEPFVLPQELIDKFYGDHGFHTLFFGKVERIHRK, encoded by the coding sequence ATGTTCGAAAAATTGTTAGAAGATCTAAAGGAAGGAAGAGTGATTCTGGCAAGTAGATCGGGTGATAGGGTTAATGGAATGACCATAGGATGGGGATTCTTCGGTATCATGTGGAACGAAGAATACTTCATTTCTGCTGTAAGACCTCAAAGATTCACTTGGCGTCTCGTAAAAGAGACCAAAAGATTCACGTTGAATTTTTTAGACAATCGGTATCAAGAAGCACTTGACTATTTCGGGAGCGTGAGTGGATATCATGAAGACAAATTCAAAAAAGGCCTGCTTCACTTGGATGAAATCGATGGGTTCACCGCTCCCATTAGAGAAGCTCACACCGTCATAGAGTGTTCTGTAACATTTGCAAACAACGTGGAACCGTTCGTTCTCCCACAAGAACTTATCGACAAGTTTTATGGAGATCATGGTTTCCATACTTTGTTCTTTGGGAAGGTAGAAAGGATCCATCGAAAGTGA
- the sfsA gene encoding DNA/RNA nuclease SfsA — protein MRLKIPFDSVGTFLKRESRFTGVVLVDDVETRVHIHNTGRLPILSEGKRVFLKRKKAQTRRTGWDLLAVEHEGELVFVHSGYHSITAEGIIEELFPNFEITREKKLGNSRLDFLVDERICIEVKGCTFRNENVAMFPDAPTRRGTKHVRELMRCVEKGFKAILLILVFLESDCFSPNEEMDPDFAETFWMARKKGVNVLIFRLKYDGEYLYSIGQLPICGEV, from the coding sequence GTGAGATTGAAGATCCCGTTCGATTCAGTCGGAACGTTTCTCAAAAGGGAGAGTAGATTCACAGGAGTGGTTCTCGTCGATGATGTAGAAACTCGCGTTCACATTCACAACACGGGACGCCTTCCTATACTCTCGGAAGGGAAGAGAGTTTTTTTGAAACGCAAAAAAGCACAGACTCGCCGAACAGGTTGGGATCTTCTTGCTGTTGAACATGAAGGAGAGTTGGTGTTTGTGCACTCTGGATATCATAGTATCACTGCTGAAGGTATTATCGAGGAACTTTTTCCGAACTTTGAAATAACAAGGGAAAAAAAGTTGGGAAATAGTAGGTTGGATTTTCTCGTTGATGAAAGAATCTGTATAGAAGTGAAGGGATGTACTTTCAGAAATGAGAACGTAGCAATGTTTCCAGATGCTCCTACACGAAGGGGAACGAAACACGTTCGGGAACTCATGCGCTGCGTAGAGAAAGGATTTAAAGCAATTCTTTTAATATTGGTTTTCTTGGAAAGCGATTGTTTCTCACCAAATGAAGAAATGGATCCTGATTTTGCAGAAACTTTTTGGATGGCCCGGAAAAAGGGTGTCAATGTTTTAATATTCAGGTTAAAATACGATGGAGAGTACTTGTATTCGATAGGGCAATTACCGATCTGTGGGGAGGTGTAA
- a CDS encoding Rrf2 family transcriptional regulator — protein sequence MRSEYALRLLIVMSREYGKYLSMTEILERAKQSVPREFAEKILYILRKAGIVKTKRGKSGGYMLARPPREVKVSDVIFLLDKKSKVFSEMPGCPDELDCVIRSLWKRVEKEIEKVLTSVTLEDLLKEQKEKLKQI from the coding sequence ATGAGAAGTGAGTATGCATTGAGACTCCTGATCGTCATGTCAAGAGAGTACGGAAAGTACCTCTCAATGACAGAGATATTAGAAAGAGCAAAGCAATCTGTTCCCAGAGAATTTGCAGAAAAAATTCTCTACATCTTGAGAAAAGCTGGGATTGTGAAAACGAAGAGAGGTAAGAGTGGTGGGTACATGCTCGCACGCCCTCCAAGGGAAGTGAAAGTGTCCGATGTGATTTTCTTGCTAGATAAAAAGTCGAAAGTTTTTTCAGAAATGCCGGGCTGTCCAGATGAGTTAGACTGCGTGATAAGATCCCTATGGAAGAGGGTCGAAAAAGAAATTGAAAAGGTGCTCACCAGCGTAACTCTCGAAGATCTGCTGAAGGAACAGAAAGAAAAACTGAAACAAATTTGA
- a CDS encoding 3D domain-containing protein, which produces MVRIEKILILTLILALLAACVPKQLEEKINRIEEQIRQLNTQIDLLEKKIGDLEKETETQKDVQREYESLKEEVDYLKEDIAKLQEEFYLKVNELQNEYYTISMKIPAIEKVSTIFSDIEDMKSKILELERKVNITSLGNSPEVSEDLKHILLELEERVSSLERNSSRIDQLEERVESSEKLLSKVALRVLSQKETRSTVTFTATDELENRIDEIEKRLSSLESGQRNLEQLVQNMKQEETYPQMVNVNPETYVQQLKRYLDEFRRLVRSYEIARILGIEEGYVFIRVERGDTLAKISEAFNLGPEGVEKIMKLNGIEDPRKLIAGRIIKVPVTNLSTVFPVGEKPDPKLILSGFGLKTDGSFSSGIVVESAGQTVKAALPGRVTSVKEGTVVIYHGNDVETVYKNLSVISVNIGDWVKSGDVIGYGGKSVTFELYVEGEPKDPMLLFFSNMGEFEISFYTEWEDGKLPEHPAFRLTKSGKIPEEWRTVAADTTIFPLGTIVYIPALRDSPSGGVFVVEDIGGVIKGRKIDVYLDSIREALHNRKIVSKVFVWRD; this is translated from the coding sequence ATGGTTAGAATTGAGAAAATCTTGATTCTTACTTTAATTCTCGCGCTCCTTGCCGCATGTGTTCCAAAACAGCTAGAGGAAAAAATCAACAGAATTGAGGAGCAGATCAGGCAATTGAACACACAGATCGACCTCTTGGAGAAAAAAATCGGAGATTTGGAAAAAGAAACAGAAACACAAAAGGATGTCCAGAGAGAGTACGAATCTTTGAAGGAAGAAGTCGACTACTTGAAAGAGGATATCGCGAAACTCCAAGAAGAATTCTATCTCAAAGTGAACGAATTACAGAATGAGTACTATACCATCTCCATGAAAATACCTGCGATAGAGAAGGTATCCACCATTTTTTCCGATATCGAAGACATGAAATCGAAAATCTTAGAACTTGAAAGGAAAGTAAACATCACTTCGCTTGGAAATTCTCCAGAGGTTTCCGAAGATTTGAAACATATCCTTCTCGAACTGGAAGAACGGGTGTCATCTTTAGAAAGAAACTCCTCACGAATAGATCAACTCGAGGAAAGAGTTGAGAGTTCAGAGAAGCTTCTTTCAAAAGTAGCCTTACGAGTCCTTTCACAAAAGGAAACCAGATCGACGGTCACTTTCACCGCGACTGATGAGTTAGAAAACAGAATAGATGAAATCGAAAAAAGACTCTCTTCACTTGAGAGTGGTCAGAGAAACCTGGAACAGTTGGTACAGAACATGAAGCAAGAAGAAACGTATCCTCAAATGGTGAATGTAAACCCAGAAACCTATGTTCAGCAGCTGAAAAGATACCTCGATGAGTTCAGAAGACTCGTCAGAAGCTACGAAATAGCAAGAATACTTGGAATAGAAGAGGGATATGTGTTCATAAGAGTGGAACGAGGTGACACACTTGCAAAGATCAGCGAGGCCTTTAATCTTGGCCCGGAAGGTGTAGAAAAAATCATGAAACTCAACGGAATAGAGGATCCTAGAAAACTTATAGCGGGTCGTATCATAAAAGTTCCTGTAACGAATCTTTCCACAGTCTTTCCAGTTGGAGAAAAACCCGATCCGAAGTTGATACTATCAGGATTTGGCTTGAAAACCGACGGTTCGTTCTCTTCTGGGATCGTTGTTGAAAGCGCTGGTCAGACAGTAAAAGCAGCTCTCCCTGGAAGAGTGACAAGTGTTAAAGAAGGAACGGTTGTTATATACCACGGAAACGATGTAGAGACCGTTTACAAGAATCTTTCTGTAATATCGGTGAACATTGGAGACTGGGTGAAATCAGGGGACGTTATAGGGTACGGTGGTAAATCTGTCACCTTCGAACTTTACGTGGAAGGAGAACCGAAAGATCCTATGCTTCTGTTTTTCTCAAACATGGGCGAATTCGAGATCAGTTTCTACACTGAATGGGAGGACGGGAAACTTCCAGAACATCCGGCGTTCAGACTCACGAAATCTGGTAAGATTCCAGAAGAGTGGCGAACGGTCGCTGCCGACACAACGATATTTCCTCTTGGAACCATTGTCTACATCCCAGCTCTCAGAGATTCACCCAGCGGTGGTGTTTTCGTTGTAGAGGATATAGGAGGTGTGATAAAAGGAAGAAAAATTGATGTGTACTTGGATAGTATAAGAGAAGCTCTTCACAACAGAAAGATCGTATCTAAGGTATTCGTTTGGAGGGATTGA
- a CDS encoding DUF2225 domain-containing protein, with protein sequence MRELWEKEFSCPFCGNKFKKKMVFFDAIKIKSRDIDLKPNFEGVNPYLYEVVTCPKCYFSAFDKDFESIKIKGEETEKRLNEFLENARKKVELGEEGTHIEAIKRYVLSGTIYSLLNQRKKAAISYLKIAWLFREMGRSEDEKRYLERALREFENHYKYDNYEESDEPMILFYLGVLNQLLGKRKEAAKWYEILIRKYDGASMYAKVGRERWLELRKS encoded by the coding sequence ATGAGAGAACTTTGGGAAAAAGAATTTTCGTGTCCTTTTTGTGGAAACAAGTTCAAGAAAAAAATGGTTTTTTTCGATGCCATAAAAATCAAATCGAGAGATATCGATTTGAAACCGAATTTTGAGGGTGTGAACCCATATTTGTACGAGGTAGTCACATGTCCGAAGTGTTATTTCTCTGCCTTCGACAAAGACTTTGAATCGATCAAAATAAAAGGTGAAGAGACAGAGAAAAGACTGAACGAGTTTCTTGAAAACGCCAGGAAGAAAGTTGAGTTAGGAGAAGAAGGCACACACATCGAAGCGATCAAGAGATATGTCTTGAGCGGAACGATCTATTCTCTTCTGAACCAAAGGAAAAAAGCGGCTATTTCTTATTTGAAAATCGCATGGCTTTTCAGGGAAATGGGAAGATCAGAAGATGAAAAAAGATATCTTGAGAGGGCGTTGAGAGAATTCGAAAATCACTACAAATACGATAACTATGAAGAATCAGACGAACCAATGATTCTTTTTTATCTCGGAGTTTTGAATCAGCTCCTTGGAAAGAGAAAAGAAGCTGCTAAATGGTATGAAATTCTGATAAGAAAGTACGATGGAGCTTCGATGTATGCGAAAGTGGGGCGGGAACGATGGTTAGAATTGAGAAAATCTTGA
- the ftsY gene encoding signal recognition particle-docking protein FtsY: MGLFDFLKKGLQKTKDTFFGRVIDLLKGKKLDDETREELEELLIQADVGVETTEYILKRLEEKDGEALEALKETLLEILDFDPSLKEPIEPPFVITVVGVNGTGKTTSCGKLAKMFIDQGKEVVLAASDTFRAAAIEQLKIWGERVGATVIAHSEGSDPAAVAFDAVSHAVARGKDVVIVDTAGRLHTKKNLMEELRKIHRVIKKKVPEAPHETLLVIDATTGQNGLIQARTFKEAVDVTGIILTKLDGTAKGGITLAIVKELGIPIKFVGVGEKVDDLKPFDPHAFVEVLLSK; the protein is encoded by the coding sequence ATGGGACTCTTCGATTTCTTGAAAAAAGGTCTTCAAAAAACGAAAGACACCTTTTTCGGGAGAGTTATAGATCTCCTCAAAGGAAAAAAACTCGACGATGAAACCCGAGAGGAACTGGAAGAACTGCTCATTCAGGCAGACGTTGGTGTTGAAACGACGGAGTATATCTTGAAAAGGCTTGAAGAAAAGGATGGTGAAGCACTGGAAGCTTTGAAAGAAACACTTCTTGAGATTCTAGACTTCGACCCCTCTCTAAAAGAACCAATTGAACCGCCGTTCGTGATAACCGTTGTTGGTGTGAATGGAACGGGGAAAACAACATCCTGTGGTAAACTCGCTAAGATGTTCATCGACCAGGGAAAAGAGGTTGTTCTTGCCGCATCGGACACTTTCAGGGCCGCAGCCATAGAACAACTCAAGATCTGGGGTGAACGCGTGGGTGCTACAGTGATAGCTCACTCGGAGGGTTCCGATCCCGCAGCAGTTGCTTTCGACGCGGTATCGCATGCTGTTGCAAGGGGAAAGGATGTGGTGATAGTGGATACCGCTGGCAGACTTCACACAAAAAAGAATCTGATGGAAGAGTTGAGAAAGATACACCGGGTGATAAAGAAGAAAGTACCTGAGGCTCCTCATGAAACTCTTCTCGTTATAGATGCAACCACCGGTCAAAACGGATTAATACAAGCTAGGACATTTAAAGAAGCAGTAGATGTAACAGGAATCATCCTTACAAAACTCGATGGTACTGCAAAAGGTGGTATAACTCTCGCGATAGTAAAGGAGTTAGGAATTCCTATAAAGTTCGTGGGAGTTGGAGAAAAAGTAGACGATCTGAAACCATTCGATCCCCATGCGTTCGTGGAGGTGCTCCTTTCCAAATGA
- a CDS encoding DegQ family serine endoprotease: protein MKKLLAVLSVVFLISSVFPYVNPDYESPIVKVVEACAPAVVKIDVTKTVRSSFFDPYFEEFFKKWFGELPPGFERQVSSLGSGFIFDPEGYVLTNYHVVGGADSITVTLLDGSKYDAEYIGGDEELDIAVIKIRAEGKKFPYLEFGDSDKVKIGEWAIAIGNPLGFQHTVTLGVVSATNRKIPKPDGNGYYVGLIQTDAAINPGNSGGPLLNIHGEVIGINTAIVNPQEAVNLGFAIPINTVKKFLNTILTQRKVEKAYLGVTVMTLTEETAKALGLKSTSGALITAVQKDSPAEKAGLKEGDVILKVDDQDVRSHEELISIIHTYKPGDTAVLTVERKGKILKIPVTFGASEEEEKTTGEETIGLLGVTVSEITPADRETYSIPEGITGVIVKESSGKYGLQKGDVIVAVYVNGRRYDINSVEDLKKVVSKMKKGDYIALYIYRNGARVFVSFIYR, encoded by the coding sequence ATGAAGAAACTTCTTGCTGTTCTTTCCGTAGTATTCCTCATTTCTAGTGTCTTTCCGTACGTCAATCCAGATTATGAAAGTCCCATCGTGAAAGTTGTGGAGGCATGCGCGCCAGCGGTTGTGAAGATAGATGTAACGAAAACGGTTAGATCCTCTTTCTTCGATCCCTACTTTGAGGAATTTTTCAAAAAATGGTTTGGGGAGCTTCCTCCAGGTTTTGAAAGACAGGTTTCTAGCCTTGGATCTGGTTTCATTTTTGATCCTGAGGGATATGTTCTCACGAACTACCATGTCGTTGGCGGAGCAGACAGCATTACTGTTACTCTCCTCGACGGAAGCAAATACGATGCCGAGTACATAGGTGGAGATGAAGAATTAGACATCGCTGTTATAAAGATTAGAGCAGAGGGTAAAAAGTTTCCCTATTTAGAGTTCGGAGATTCTGACAAAGTAAAAATCGGAGAATGGGCAATTGCGATAGGAAATCCTCTTGGATTTCAACACACAGTAACATTGGGTGTGGTCAGTGCCACAAACAGAAAAATCCCAAAGCCTGATGGAAATGGGTACTACGTGGGTCTCATTCAAACAGATGCGGCCATCAATCCTGGAAACAGTGGAGGACCGCTTTTGAACATTCACGGCGAGGTGATAGGAATAAACACCGCGATTGTCAACCCACAAGAAGCCGTAAATTTGGGTTTTGCTATTCCGATAAACACAGTGAAGAAGTTCTTGAACACCATTCTCACACAGAGAAAAGTCGAAAAGGCCTATCTCGGAGTTACTGTTATGACTCTCACTGAAGAAACGGCAAAGGCGCTTGGCCTTAAGTCAACGAGTGGAGCTCTAATAACGGCTGTTCAGAAGGACTCTCCGGCGGAGAAAGCTGGTTTGAAAGAAGGAGATGTGATTCTCAAAGTAGACGATCAAGATGTGAGAAGTCATGAAGAATTAATTTCGATCATTCATACTTACAAACCGGGCGATACCGCTGTTTTGACGGTGGAGAGAAAAGGAAAGATTTTGAAGATTCCGGTGACTTTTGGAGCTTCCGAGGAAGAGGAGAAAACAACGGGAGAGGAAACGATCGGCCTTCTCGGAGTCACGGTATCTGAAATCACACCAGCCGATAGGGAGACTTATTCGATTCCGGAAGGGATAACGGGAGTTATTGTGAAGGAGAGTAGTGGCAAGTACGGTCTTCAAAAAGGTGATGTGATCGTTGCAGTTTACGTGAACGGAAGAAGATATGATATAAATTCTGTGGAGGACCTGAAGAAAGTCGTTTCAAAAATGAAAAAAGGTGATTACATTGCTCTTTATATCTACAGAAATGGTGCAAGAGTGTTCGTGAGCTTCATATACAGATAG
- a CDS encoding DegT/DnrJ/EryC1/StrS aminotransferase family protein has protein sequence MVPLSRPDITDKDIERVVEVLKSGRLSLGDYTRRFGEVVADYVGAKYGWPVSSGTAALHLILESLDLGENELVLVPSFTFIASVNVILMKKAIPVFVDVDERTLNVSPETLEDAVKKCEKGFYQGRTFVKGRPKFFIAVDVFGHPLDWDRILEICQKYNITVVEDSCEALGSEYKGRKVGTFGIAGAFAFYPNKQITTGEGGIVITNDERIYSLVKSMSNQGRGEDEEWLYHVRFGYNYRIDEMSAALGCSQMERIDEIVEKRSQAANRYSQILRNFSWAQVPIVEDYVTRMSWFVYVIKLTGPDRKRVAKYMEEKGVQVRNYFHPVHLQPFYERIFGEMKGLLPVTEEEAKKTLALPFFTKISEEDQEFVVEALKEAVEKVG, from the coding sequence ATGGTGCCGTTGTCACGACCTGATATAACTGATAAGGACATCGAAAGAGTAGTGGAAGTTTTGAAGAGCGGTAGATTGAGCTTAGGGGATTACACTAGGCGTTTCGGTGAAGTGGTAGCCGATTATGTTGGGGCGAAGTATGGGTGGCCGGTCAGCAGTGGAACGGCCGCTTTGCATCTCATATTGGAGAGTTTAGACCTAGGAGAAAACGAACTCGTCCTCGTTCCTTCATTTACATTCATAGCTTCGGTGAACGTCATCCTCATGAAGAAAGCGATTCCCGTTTTCGTTGATGTGGATGAAAGAACATTGAACGTTTCTCCAGAAACTTTGGAGGATGCTGTAAAAAAGTGTGAAAAGGGATTTTATCAGGGTAGAACGTTTGTAAAGGGTAGACCGAAGTTTTTCATAGCCGTCGATGTTTTTGGACATCCCCTCGATTGGGACAGGATTTTGGAGATTTGCCAAAAGTATAACATCACTGTTGTAGAAGATTCTTGCGAAGCCCTTGGTTCAGAGTACAAAGGAAGGAAAGTAGGTACTTTCGGTATTGCAGGGGCGTTTGCTTTCTATCCAAACAAGCAGATTACAACGGGAGAAGGTGGAATTGTCATCACAAACGATGAAAGGATATATTCCCTTGTCAAAAGTATGAGCAATCAGGGACGAGGTGAAGATGAAGAGTGGCTGTATCACGTTCGTTTTGGATACAATTACAGGATCGATGAAATGTCCGCTGCACTGGGATGTTCACAAATGGAAAGAATAGATGAGATTGTGGAAAAACGTTCTCAAGCGGCGAACAGGTACTCTCAAATTTTGCGAAACTTCTCGTGGGCTCAGGTTCCAATCGTTGAAGATTACGTAACAAGAATGAGTTGGTTTGTTTATGTGATTAAACTCACTGGTCCAGACAGAAAGCGTGTTGCGAAATACATGGAGGAAAAAGGAGTGCAAGTGAGAAATTACTTTCATCCTGTTCATCTCCAGCCCTTCTATGAGCGAATTTTTGGTGAAATGAAAGGACTTTTGCCAGTGACGGAGGAAGAAGCAAAGAAAACACTTGCACTTCCGTTTTTCACTAAGATTTCAGAGGAAGATCAAGAGTTCGTGGTGGAAGCTTTAAAAGAGGCGGTGGAGAAAGTTGGTTGA
- the lnt gene encoding apolipoprotein N-acyltransferase codes for MVDLCFSVLSGILTALSMPGFLSGSLIWFSLVPLFWVMEKTGIWKRTLLSFVYFLTHISISFFWVLPTLTENLPVVFGRYPGWLGIVVFLLMGGIEALPFLGFGFLSYFSPQRGIFLKSIYLASIYTVFEYIRGLGELGFTGGRISEALFKQLGFVQIVSVTGTLGLVFLIVFVNSLFYELLKKRKHSFIFVVLTIIYIFNSTVMHLLPIPEQGDFKILALQPNVPSSLKYFTSSRDIAKLLEKMVEDERGQICITPEAFFLEDVRYSSVANKLREISEKNSFVLGFPANRRNSVFLLENGTFKELYSKIKLFPFVETLPYPKIFGVFSFLKGFAYYEPGDEFSVFSIRESPPFSIQICFESYFPQVSRAFVKNGSEFLVVVTNDGWFHYRVALLNHFAQGIFRAVETRRQFLQVANTGFTGLVDEYGRIIAVLSPGERKVGTFYITPRKGKTLYVRFGDWFFYFAILLAGVSFLMSKM; via the coding sequence TTGGTTGATCTTTGTTTCAGTGTTTTGTCTGGAATTCTCACTGCCTTATCGATGCCAGGGTTTCTCTCGGGAAGTTTGATCTGGTTTTCTCTTGTTCCTCTTTTCTGGGTTATGGAAAAGACAGGGATTTGGAAACGAACTCTTTTGTCTTTCGTTTACTTCCTCACACACATATCAATAAGTTTTTTCTGGGTTCTTCCCACCTTAACGGAGAACCTTCCGGTTGTTTTTGGAAGGTATCCAGGCTGGCTTGGAATCGTTGTGTTCCTTCTGATGGGGGGGATAGAGGCTCTTCCTTTTTTGGGATTTGGCTTCCTTTCGTATTTTTCTCCCCAGCGCGGTATTTTTCTCAAATCCATTTACCTTGCATCGATCTACACCGTTTTCGAATACATTCGAGGTCTTGGGGAGTTGGGTTTCACGGGGGGGAGGATTTCTGAAGCTCTTTTCAAACAGCTAGGGTTCGTTCAGATCGTTTCCGTAACAGGAACTCTTGGTTTAGTCTTCTTGATCGTTTTTGTAAACTCTCTCTTCTACGAACTCTTGAAGAAAAGGAAGCACTCATTCATCTTCGTCGTACTCACGATCATTTACATTTTCAATTCAACTGTGATGCACCTTCTACCCATCCCAGAACAGGGAGATTTCAAAATTTTGGCTCTTCAACCCAACGTTCCTTCGTCTTTGAAGTATTTTACATCCAGTAGGGATATAGCGAAGCTCCTTGAAAAGATGGTGGAGGATGAACGAGGACAAATTTGTATCACACCCGAAGCTTTCTTTCTCGAGGATGTAAGATATTCTTCTGTTGCAAACAAGTTGAGAGAAATTTCCGAAAAAAATTCATTTGTTTTGGGTTTTCCAGCAAATAGGAGAAACAGTGTTTTTCTTTTAGAAAATGGTACCTTCAAAGAGCTCTATTCCAAGATAAAACTCTTCCCTTTCGTGGAGACACTTCCTTATCCAAAAATTTTCGGCGTTTTCAGTTTTTTGAAAGGTTTTGCTTACTATGAACCTGGTGACGAATTTTCTGTCTTTAGCATAAGGGAAAGTCCCCCGTTTTCCATTCAAATATGTTTTGAGAGTTACTTTCCTCAAGTGTCTCGTGCTTTTGTGAAGAACGGAAGTGAATTCCTGGTAGTTGTGACGAACGACGGTTGGTTCCATTACAGAGTGGCTCTTCTCAATCACTTCGCTCAGGGGATCTTCAGAGCGGTTGAAACAAGAAGGCAGTTCCTTCAAGTTGCCAACACAGGTTTTACAGGTCTTGTGGACGAATACGGAAGAATTATCGCCGTACTATCACCAGGAGAAAGAAAAGTGGGAACCTTCTACATCACTCCAAGGAAAGGAAAAACCCTCTACGTTAGGTTCGGAGACTGGTTTTTCTATTTTGCAATCCTCCTTGCGGGTGTGAGCTTTTTGATGTCCAAAATGTGA